The following coding sequences are from one Lycium ferocissimum isolate CSIRO_LF1 chromosome 3, AGI_CSIRO_Lferr_CH_V1, whole genome shotgun sequence window:
- the LOC132048933 gene encoding uncharacterized protein LOC132048933 yields the protein MDKVKLIQEWLKMAQSHQKSYTDVRRRDLEFHINDWVFLKVSPMKGVMRFGKKGKLSRRYIGPHRTLRKVGQVTYELELPQDLVAVYPVFHVSMLRKCVGDPLSVVPTDSITINDSLNYEEVPVKILDRQVRKLRTKEVASVKVLWRSQKVEEAMWEVEEDMKSRYPHLFGELAESVEGNLSSHSDFLSWFPCSQ from the coding sequence atggataaagtcaagttaattcagGAGTGGTTGAAAATGGCTCAGAGTCACCAaaagtcttacacagatgtgagaCGAAGGGATTTAGAGTTTCACAttaatgactgggtatttctTAAAGTCTCTcctatgaagggtgtcatgagatttggtaagaaggggaagcttagtcgtCGCTATATTGGACCACACAGAACTCTGCGAAAGGTTGGTCAAGTGACTTATGAGCTTGAGTTGCCGCAAGACTTGGTTGCCGTGTACCCAgtgttccatgtgtctatgttgAGAAAGTGCGTGGGAGACCCCTTGTCGGTTGTCCCGACTGATAGCATAACAATTAATGATAGTTTGAATTATGAAGAAGTCCCAGTGAAAATCcttgatcgtcaggttcgcaagttgagaacgaAAGAAGTTGCTTCAGTGAAAGTCCTttggaggagtcagaaagttgaagaagctaTGTGGGAAGTagaagaggacatgaagtctAGATATCCCCATCTCTTTGGAGAGTTAGCAGAAAGTGTTGAAGGTAATTTATCTTCTCATTCAGATTTCCTTTCATGGTTTCCCTGTTCCCAGTAA